CTTTTAATAATTTTACAATTGTTAGACGATTTATTATGAATGTAAGAATGTAAATCATAAAATTTGAACCTGCGATAAACAATAAAGAGAAACTAAAATAATACGGAAAGCAAGAGTTTGTTTTATAACTGAAAGATTAAGAGTTACAACTTTCGTAGATCTCTTGATTCCATCTCTAGGGTTTGGGGTTTTGATAGTATTACGGGGGTCTTGTTGACTTAATCCCATTGGGAGATTATGGGGTCGTTTTGTGACTTAATCCATTtacctacaatttggtagtaggaTGATGGGGTCGTTTGACTTAATCCAGCTCTCCTTCTAACCCTAGAGAAGGAGTTATATTTATAGTAGAGTGACTTGAAGGGcaagatataaaataaatattctaTCGTATCTTAAGATATtatcacaatttttttttgatGATTATCTCCTAATACTAAAAATACCATATATTAAATACGGAGTAGATGCTAAAATATAAAATTTTAGTGTCTACAAAGAATATTTCATaaaaattttcatattttattttttgtttaatatagatgaatgtaaaattattatttaagtgaaaatcccccctactactaagagaataaaaattctcttatttttccctccaaaaagcatctagctaaataacgtaataaataaaattttctttcattaaattattatcttttcaatgaatatatttttataaataaactctcattttttaattaaattcataattatgattttttaattaaaataaaataaaattgatgttaAACTATAAAGTATatgttgctaaatttttcagcaATGTAATAATTATTGttgtagagaataacttgacacattcttactattaacttcgtgacaaaaaaaacattcactaaaataaattcacaacttaaataattttttttattagttttccatttcaattttttgtttcatatcaaaatacaatggagtgaactgataaatattaatgaggtgcaaatttaaaaaatataaatccTCATATATGctaagagaatacaacttctctaaagtttttcctccaaagtgctcaaacttatatatgaaaataaattagattttcatttattaagctaattttccatttaaaataatctatacataacaaCTGTATTCCTATTATTAATTTTGTGACGAACaaaagaattttttttaaaaataattggatgtagttaaaatattttcataaaaaacacaattcatggaattattcaattcttttgatttattttaatattagttattttttataaaagttcgcgagatataaatctaaaatttaTAACTAATGCACTAAAAATTAAACGgctatatttaccgcgcatttacgcgggatctacactagttttattttatataaataaGTAAAGTTAAAATTAGTAATTTTTATGTGATATTAGTTGTATAATATAAATGTAGCCGGATTTTTGTTGAGATTTACGTGAAAATTAAAAATTAGGGTTGAATTTCACTTCTCTCAGAGTTAAGGATTTGATTGTTATAATTGACACCTAAGGGGACACAATTTTAAACGTTAGATTCTATGGAAAAATAAGATTATTATCAAATTTTTATACTTGCTGTTTATGGTGTGGAACTTTGGATCTGGGGATCTGTTTCCATGTCATTTGGAAACAAAATTATTATCCCTTTTTATTGGTAGATAATTAGATATTATATACATTTACTATTTGGAAAATATTGCACGCTGCTTGGTTCATCAGCTCTGAGCTTTTTAATGAATGAAGGTAGAGTTTATGGTGTTCTACTTTTTTGATTTGTTATTGGTAGATATCATATACATCTGCTATTTGGAAAATTTCTTTTTCCAATTTCTCAGAACTCTCTAGTTTGCAGTGTATGATCAAATCGACAACGATTGATCACATAGAGGTAATGCATTCACCTTATTTTCTCTGTTCTTGTCGTTTATGTAGGTTTTCGATGCTATATTTTTGCCGGTAAGTATTgcatgagacggtctcacagtTAAGATTGAATTAACGATTGATCACATAGAGAAGACTGTCCATTTCATGTTAGTATGGGTAACTGAACAAAATACTTCTCTTTCATTATTCCAGGACAGGATTAGTGAACTGCCAGATGATATACTGGTTGAATGTTTATCTTTACTGGAGATGAAAAATGCAGCCCAAACTAGCATCCTCTCTAAAAGGTGGAGGTATTTGTCGACTTATTTGACTTGTTTGGACTTTGATGCGGATGTGATGTACCCGGAACAGGCTGCTACTTACTGGAAAAATCATGGGTACGAGATTAGTAGATATTTTGGTTGGGTGAATCAAGTAGTTTGCATGCATCAAAGTCCTTCAATTGATAAGTTCAGAGTATATTCAACTTTTGTTTCGGGTTATGGTACTCAGCTAAACAAATGGGTTAAGTTTGCCTTCTCCAAACAAGTAAAGGAGCTAGTGTTGAACTTGGATGGTATCCAGATGAAACGTACTGACTGCCCAAAAGAAGGGTTCCCTTTAGGATTGGATATTTTAAGTCACCCTCCTTGCCTCAGTGGCATTAGGGCTCTTAGGTCGCTTCATCTTTGTTACGTTAATGTTAGCCAAGAATTTATAGAATTTGTTTTGTCGCATTGCCTCCACTTGGAACGCCTGTATTTGCATTCAGCCCCATTGTTGTCTAACTTAAAAGTCAAGACCTCCAAGTTGAAATACTTTACCATCATAACCAGCTTTTGCGATTTCAATCTACTTGAGATTGACGCAGAAAATCTATTGTACTTTGAATATCAAGATAAACGACGTGAAAGCAGTGGTCCTTGTATGGTGTTCAAGACTTTGCCGATGCTTGTTGAGACATGTTTTCATGGTGGGTTATGCGTATATCCGTTTCCAATCTTTCACACACTTTCTCTTTTCTGCAACCAGCTTTGCAAACTTTCCCTTAGGATAGAGGTTAGTATCAGTAATTTCTTTCTCATTTAGAATCTTAGTACAAATTTTCTTACATGTTGATTTTCTGCAAGATGACCATGTTGATTTTCTTACATCCCAGCATGACTACTGCGAGGAGTTGGTTATTCCTGATGGAGTTGTTCCaatttttacccaattgaaaCACTTCACTTGCACGATTGATTGCCGTGATTATACTTGCATCCTTTCAATGAAACGTTTCATAGAGGCGTGTCCAATGTTGGAGGAATTCAAGTTGCAGGTAAACAAATTTTCATGATGATTTCTTAAATGTTCATGTCTGACTCTACTCTAGTCCTGTTGTCTGTTTGGAAACGTAATGCTGTAAATTATCTCGGGCATCATTTATAGTAGTTGTCGCCCAATGACTCTTGAGTTAGTTTTAATGGTATTATCTTACCAAATTTCCCAATAGGTAGCTTTTATGGGGGGGAGACAAAGAAAATTTGAAGAAGCTAATGAATTGCAAGGAATTGTCCTTGAAGATGAGCACGAGAATGGGGAGGCAACCAACTCAGAGATAAGTCAGTTTCGAGAAGCTAAGGTGGAAAACATGAATGAGGAGAAGCAAACTCATAAGAACCTCAAAACTCTCGAAATTGTTGGATTCTTGGGAGCTAGTTGTGATGTTCAGTTAGCACTAGCCATTGTAAGTTATGCAAGCTCTCTTGAGACAATCATATGTGATCCACAGGCCCTCAGGTATTCAGGCACGCCTTATGGCTTTTTTAACGACTCATGGCGGGAGTACGATGTTGCTAAGAGTAAGAGGCGAGCTCTTAAACTTTCCAAAATAGTTGCACCAATGGTTAAGGTAGTCATAATATGATACCTCAACTTCTTATCTCTAAATATTGAACCCTCTTAATATCTCTTTACTCTCTGGTCTGTGAGTTGAGACTTGAGGGAGGAAAATAATTTATAGGACTTTGTTATTTAAGGGGGTCGGATATCTATCTATTATGTACGGACGAGGACCGGTTTACCCTTGTTGGGCTTGACTGTTTACTTTATCTTCTGGAAACGATTATCACGTACCTTTGTGTTTAAATTTTTATCTCTCAAGTCTAAACCCTAAATGAGTCTCAAGATCTTACTCCCTCCATAGATATTTGTTCCtcccattttattgttttaaagtaactttGACCTTAAATAAGTTAAAATATAAAAAGTATTAAgccataaaaataaaatatttagatTTGTCATCAAACAATCTTTCACAAAATATATGTTTTTTAACAAAAAAGAAACAATAAACGCATGTCAAAAAATGCGATCAAAGTAGCACATTGGAAACCGTGAAAACTCAAAATGGGAAGAAAAAATACGAGAGTGAAGGGAgaataatttatttttaaaactCATTTCGTATTTTATATTATTCCAATCTATCCTAGGCTGATGCTCAGACTCATGAAAAATGCTTATAACAAAATATAGACTCACTAGTCACTACCCTACTCACATCTACAATTCATAAGTTGAGTTTCGGATCTCTAGGATTCAACTTAAGACTTACAAATAATAATGTTCATTTACCCGAAGACATGGCCTCAGACTTTTATGAGTCTTATCCTTATACCCTATTTAGATTTGGAAGAAAGATAATCTAAGACGATATTGAGTTGAAATCATGTCGTTATCGTAGTTCAATTGAAATGTAGCGTAGTTGTATTTCGATGAACATAATATTTAACGTGGGTTTTATATGGGCGTAAAAGCACAAATACTCTCATGGAAAGTCGAATGAAATAATTGTTACAAATTTCAAttatataatcacaaaaatatttTCTCATTTGCATTCTTAATATAACGTATGCCTTTAGTCACAAGAATACTTTTTTAGGAATTAAGAAATATGGGTATTTGATAGAGTCGTTTTGTGTCGTGTCAATTGTgtcaatttaggatgtttaacaAGTTGTAAAGCCGATTTTGTGAGCTAATCTTTGATATATGCCGAGGAATTCAATTTGATTGTAATTTGGATATCTTGAACTCTACCTTGGCTTTGCACATCTTAGAAGGCAACTTCAAGTTTTCTTATCAATGAGTCGAGATGGAGAATTCGTTTTGCATTAGCCGAGGCATGAAGTTAAGAAACATAAGCATGATCAAGTAAAGACAGAAGCATGATCAAGTAAAGACGGGGAAGAAAAGGATCAAAGTGAAAGTCGAAGTTTGAAGGACACCCGAGACGGGCGCAACCTGCGCCTCATTGCGCAGCCTGCGCCCAACTCCAAAGCCTGCGCAATTTTTAAGAAATACGGGCCTAATTTTCCGCAATTGGGCTTTGTGAGATGTTTAACCTGGATTCGTGTGAAGCCCTATAAATACCCCAAACTTTTAAAGAATAATTTATCTTATACTtggctttaatcttgtaataatcaacaacttaatcTTTCAATTTCCATGTTAATTCCTCTTAAATTGTTGGGTTGTAATCAAACATATGGCAGGCTAGATCTTTATtacttggtgtaattcatccaaagatTCCACATTTATCTATGTAATGACTCTCTAATCTCATGTATTTACTTATTATTTTCCTCTTGTGTTTAatgattatgttgaatgaattgtTGTGAGAATTGATCATCCTTCCATCTATTTCATTTGACTAGTGCAAATTCTACATAGTTGGTCTAACTCTCGTGGTTTTGTTTGAAGCAACTTATAATCTTGTGATTTTTGGTCTAAAGGTCACATCTTTGTAAGAGAGGAATACATGTATTTCATGACTATTATGGATTAATCTTGTCTGTGAAATATCCTAAATTTACTCACTTGGTTATGCTCTTAACACCCTTGTTTACACATCATGCATTGCTTAATATGTGGTGTTGTCTTATAAGGTAGGTTGTCATATATGGGTTCATTGTGACGACCAATTTCTTGTGGGTGAATTAATGGGTAAGTGATTATAAAGGGAGAATAGAGTCTTACTAGAGAAAGGGTGGTTACCAAGAGTTTGTTACATCAAGTTCCCTTCACATAATGTTGTTTTTGCACTTGAAttgtttgttgaattgcctcCTTGATTAAAGCTTGCATCTTTAGTCATTTTTCTCCATTTTCTCATGTGAAAACCTCTTTTTATGTCAACCATTATTTCTTCATTGTGGATATCATAGTTTGTGATTAGAAGTAGGTTGTGAGTCTTTTGGTCATTAGTTCTTAAGTTGTTATTAGCATCTTAGTTAGTAGttgtttaat
The Silene latifolia isolate original U9 population chromosome 11, ASM4854445v1, whole genome shotgun sequence genome window above contains:
- the LOC141611545 gene encoding putative F-box/FBD/LRR-repeat protein At4g00315 isoform X3, with product MKVFDAIFLPDRISELPDDILVECLSLLEMKNAAQTSILSKRWRYLSTYLTCLDFDADVMYPEQAATYWKNHGYEISRYFGWVNQVVCMHQSPSIDKFRVYSTFVSGYGTQLNKWVKFAFSKQVKELVLNLDGIQMKRTDCPKEGFPLGLDILSHPPCLSGIRALRSLHLCYVNVSQEFIEFVLSHCLHLERLYLHSAPLLSNLKVKTSKLKYFTIITSFCDFNLLEIDAENLLYFEYQDKRRESSGPCMVFKTLPMLVETCFHGGLCVYPFPIFHTLSLFCNQLCKLSLRIEHDYCEELVIPDGVVPIFTQLKHFTCTIDCRDYTCILSMKRFIEACPMLEEFKLQVAFMGGRQRKFEEANELQGIVLEDEHENGEATNSEISQFREAKVENMNEEKQTHKNLKTLEIVGFLGASCDVQLALAIVSYASSLETIICDPQALRYSGTPYGFFNDSWREYDVAKSKRRALKLSKIVAPMVKVVII
- the LOC141611545 gene encoding putative F-box/FBD/LRR-repeat protein At4g00315 isoform X4; amino-acid sequence: MKVEFMDRISELPDDILVECLSLLEMKNAAQTSILSKRWRYLSTYLTCLDFDADVMYPEQAATYWKNHGYEISRYFGWVNQVVCMHQSPSIDKFRVYSTFVSGYGTQLNKWVKFAFSKQVKELVLNLDGIQMKRTDCPKEGFPLGLDILSHPPCLSGIRALRSLHLCYVNVSQEFIEFVLSHCLHLERLYLHSAPLLSNLKVKTSKLKYFTIITSFCDFNLLEIDAENLLYFEYQDKRRESSGPCMVFKTLPMLVETCFHGGLCVYPFPIFHTLSLFCNQLCKLSLRIEHDYCEELVIPDGVVPIFTQLKHFTCTIDCRDYTCILSMKRFIEACPMLEEFKLQVAFMGGRQRKFEEANELQGIVLEDEHENGEATNSEISQFREAKVENMNEEKQTHKNLKTLEIVGFLGASCDVQLALAIVSYASSLETIICDPQALRYSGTPYGFFNDSWREYDVAKSKRRALKLSKIVAPMVKVVII
- the LOC141611545 gene encoding putative F-box/FBD/LRR-repeat protein At4g00315 isoform X5: MKDRISELPDDILVECLSLLEMKNAAQTSILSKRWRYLSTYLTCLDFDADVMYPEQAATYWKNHGYEISRYFGWVNQVVCMHQSPSIDKFRVYSTFVSGYGTQLNKWVKFAFSKQVKELVLNLDGIQMKRTDCPKEGFPLGLDILSHPPCLSGIRALRSLHLCYVNVSQEFIEFVLSHCLHLERLYLHSAPLLSNLKVKTSKLKYFTIITSFCDFNLLEIDAENLLYFEYQDKRRESSGPCMVFKTLPMLVETCFHGGLCVYPFPIFHTLSLFCNQLCKLSLRIEHDYCEELVIPDGVVPIFTQLKHFTCTIDCRDYTCILSMKRFIEACPMLEEFKLQVAFMGGRQRKFEEANELQGIVLEDEHENGEATNSEISQFREAKVENMNEEKQTHKNLKTLEIVGFLGASCDVQLALAIVSYASSLETIICDPQALRYSGTPYGFFNDSWREYDVAKSKRRALKLSKIVAPMVKVVII
- the LOC141611545 gene encoding putative F-box/FBD/LRR-repeat protein At4g00315 isoform X2 encodes the protein MIKSTTIDHIEDRISELPDDILVECLSLLEMKNAAQTSILSKRWRYLSTYLTCLDFDADVMYPEQAATYWKNHGYEISRYFGWVNQVVCMHQSPSIDKFRVYSTFVSGYGTQLNKWVKFAFSKQVKELVLNLDGIQMKRTDCPKEGFPLGLDILSHPPCLSGIRALRSLHLCYVNVSQEFIEFVLSHCLHLERLYLHSAPLLSNLKVKTSKLKYFTIITSFCDFNLLEIDAENLLYFEYQDKRRESSGPCMVFKTLPMLVETCFHGGLCVYPFPIFHTLSLFCNQLCKLSLRIEHDYCEELVIPDGVVPIFTQLKHFTCTIDCRDYTCILSMKRFIEACPMLEEFKLQVAFMGGRQRKFEEANELQGIVLEDEHENGEATNSEISQFREAKVENMNEEKQTHKNLKTLEIVGFLGASCDVQLALAIVSYASSLETIICDPQALRYSGTPYGFFNDSWREYDVAKSKRRALKLSKIVAPMVKVVII
- the LOC141611545 gene encoding putative F-box/FBD/LRR-repeat protein At4g00315 isoform X1; this encodes MLVWVTEQNTSLSLFQDRISELPDDILVECLSLLEMKNAAQTSILSKRWRYLSTYLTCLDFDADVMYPEQAATYWKNHGYEISRYFGWVNQVVCMHQSPSIDKFRVYSTFVSGYGTQLNKWVKFAFSKQVKELVLNLDGIQMKRTDCPKEGFPLGLDILSHPPCLSGIRALRSLHLCYVNVSQEFIEFVLSHCLHLERLYLHSAPLLSNLKVKTSKLKYFTIITSFCDFNLLEIDAENLLYFEYQDKRRESSGPCMVFKTLPMLVETCFHGGLCVYPFPIFHTLSLFCNQLCKLSLRIEHDYCEELVIPDGVVPIFTQLKHFTCTIDCRDYTCILSMKRFIEACPMLEEFKLQVAFMGGRQRKFEEANELQGIVLEDEHENGEATNSEISQFREAKVENMNEEKQTHKNLKTLEIVGFLGASCDVQLALAIVSYASSLETIICDPQALRYSGTPYGFFNDSWREYDVAKSKRRALKLSKIVAPMVKVVII